The following are encoded together in the Cerasicoccus sp. TK19100 genome:
- a CDS encoding DUF3859 domain-containing protein, protein MRIYSLAGLGILLLAALLHEKPFEVVPLFYGHVMRTGEGETYVAPDSPNGLAMDSDWIVLEADTWTVPNCKEHGLGIEVGILNVPDGVEELRLLVDYPPMTLPSGEVSSSMDRVQPIYTQDGFGWFDFYYFFDEEYERGLGEWRFRLYHGEKLLYDQAFTVISCEE, encoded by the coding sequence ATGCGAATTTATAGCCTAGCCGGTTTGGGAATCCTGTTACTTGCGGCGCTTTTGCACGAAAAGCCGTTTGAGGTCGTGCCGCTGTTTTATGGTCACGTGATGCGGACCGGTGAGGGGGAGACCTACGTTGCGCCGGACTCGCCCAATGGTCTGGCGATGGACTCTGACTGGATTGTCCTGGAGGCCGACACTTGGACCGTGCCCAACTGCAAAGAGCATGGGCTGGGCATTGAGGTGGGCATTCTCAACGTGCCCGATGGCGTCGAGGAACTGCGGCTACTGGTGGATTACCCGCCGATGACGCTCCCCTCGGGCGAGGTCAGCAGCAGCATGGACCGCGTCCAGCCCATTTACACCCAGGATGGCTTTGGTTGGTTCGATTTCTATTACTTCTTTGACGAAGAATACGAGCGCGGCCTCGGTGAGTGGCGTTTCCGCCTGTATCACGGGGAAAAGCTGCTCTACGATCAGGCCTTTACGGTGATTAGCTGCGAGGAGTAG
- the rpsL gene encoding 30S ribosomal protein S12, with amino-acid sequence MPTINQLVRNPRVLQKAKSKSPAMASNPFRRGVCVQVMTRTPKKPNSAIRKVAKVRLTNGYEVIAYIPDEGHSLQEHSVVLVRGGRVKDLPGVRYHIVRGALDCQGVEKRRRSRSKYGVKRPKEAKK; translated from the coding sequence ATGCCTACAATCAATCAGCTCGTCCGGAACCCTCGCGTTCTGCAGAAAGCCAAGTCGAAATCGCCGGCTATGGCCAGCAATCCGTTTCGTCGTGGTGTCTGCGTGCAGGTCATGACTCGCACCCCGAAGAAACCGAACTCCGCTATCCGTAAGGTGGCCAAGGTTCGCCTCACCAATGGTTACGAAGTCATCGCCTACATCCCTGACGAAGGCCACAGCCTCCAGGAGCACAGTGTTGTGCTCGTGCGCGGCGGTCGTGTTAAGGACCTTCCGGGTGTTCGTTACCACATCGTCCGTGGCGCGCTTGACTGCCAAGGCGTTGAAAAGCGTCGTCGCAGCCGCTCCAAGTATGGTGTGAAGCGCCCCAAGGAAGCCAAAAAGTAA
- the rpsG gene encoding 30S ribosomal protein S7 translates to MSRRRRAVKRDVPADPRYQSQLVAGLINLVMQRGKKSVAERIVYSAFERVSEKLEKGDPIDLLLGALENVRPKLEVKSRRVGGATYQVPVEITYERQQSLAFRWMVDAAKKRKGVPMGEALASEIIDAYNNTGGVVKKKEETHKMAQANRAFAHLRW, encoded by the coding sequence ATGTCACGTCGTCGTAGAGCCGTAAAGCGGGATGTCCCCGCCGATCCCCGTTATCAAAGCCAGCTGGTTGCTGGCTTGATTAACCTCGTCATGCAGCGCGGTAAGAAGTCCGTCGCTGAGCGCATCGTTTATAGCGCATTTGAGCGTGTCTCGGAAAAGCTCGAAAAGGGCGACCCGATCGATCTCCTCCTCGGCGCATTGGAAAATGTCCGCCCGAAGCTTGAGGTGAAGTCCCGCCGTGTTGGTGGTGCTACATACCAAGTGCCGGTCGAGATCACTTACGAGCGCCAGCAGTCCCTTGCTTTCCGTTGGATGGTTGATGCCGCCAAGAAACGCAAGGGTGTGCCGATGGGCGAAGCCCTCGCATCCGAAATCATTGACGCCTACAATAACACCGGCGGCGTGGTGAAGAAGAAGGAAGAGACCCACAAGATGGCCCAGGCCAACCGTGCCTTTGCCCACCTTCGTTGGTGA
- the fusA gene encoding elongation factor G, with the protein MPSTLQLSPVNASDRKYPLEYTRNIGIAAHIDAGKTTTTERILLYSGVVHKAGEVHDGTAVTDWMEQERERGITITSAAISCHWTTKDGDFSGIEQQINIIDTPGHVDFTAEVERSLRVLDGAVGVFCAVAGVQPQSETVWRQMDKYHVPRIAFINKMDRTGADFFAAVDSIREKLGGNAHPICLPIGAEDQLRGLIDLVRMKAAVYDPSDETGITFNWEEIPGEELEQAEAHREKLIEALCDFDDELAEKYLEGETIEANMLRRGIRKATMSLDFMAVIPGSAFKNKGVQMLMDAVVDYLPSPVDVKPMPAHDEDGEREIEAVKADDAGKVAGLAFKLMNDKFTGGKLVFFRMYRGTLRKGDQLYNPRTRRSERISRLMIMKADAREDIDVAYSGDICALVGVKDVKTGDTLCSKDEALTLEPPSFPDPVISMSIEPNTKADQDKLSTGLQRLADEDPTFKVTTNEETGQTIIMGMGELHLEIIRDRLFREFKVEAEAGKPQISYRETITQAADGEGKFVRQSGGKGQYGHGIIKLEPNEAGKGVEVINAIVGGTIPKEFIKPFSDGIKEAANTGTIAGYPVVDWKATIVDGSFHEVDSSEMAFKMAGIFAFRDAMDKAGPILMEPIMEVEVNVPDEYQGDIVGDINRRRGQIQGIESKTNLAVISAKVPLETMFGYATDVRSLSKGRADYSMQPLCFEQVPNSVLKTITEGAGYMPART; encoded by the coding sequence ATGCCTTCCACGCTCCAGTTGTCTCCAGTGAATGCTTCCGATCGGAAGTACCCGCTTGAGTATACCCGGAACATTGGCATTGCGGCGCACATTGATGCAGGGAAAACGACCACCACCGAGCGCATTTTGCTCTACTCGGGTGTGGTCCACAAAGCAGGCGAAGTTCATGACGGCACAGCCGTAACTGACTGGATGGAGCAGGAGCGCGAGCGTGGCATCACGATCACCTCCGCCGCTATATCCTGTCATTGGACGACCAAGGACGGCGACTTCTCCGGCATTGAGCAGCAGATCAATATCATCGACACCCCCGGGCACGTCGATTTTACCGCCGAAGTTGAGCGATCCCTCCGCGTCCTCGATGGTGCCGTTGGCGTCTTCTGCGCAGTCGCAGGCGTGCAGCCACAGTCCGAGACCGTTTGGCGTCAGATGGACAAATACCACGTCCCCCGAATCGCGTTCATTAATAAGATGGACCGGACGGGGGCCGACTTTTTTGCGGCGGTTGACTCCATTCGCGAAAAACTGGGCGGCAACGCGCATCCGATCTGCCTGCCCATCGGCGCAGAGGACCAACTGCGCGGCTTGATCGATCTCGTCCGTATGAAAGCGGCCGTTTACGATCCGTCCGACGAAACTGGCATTACTTTTAACTGGGAAGAAATTCCCGGTGAAGAGCTTGAGCAAGCTGAAGCTCACCGCGAAAAGCTGATCGAAGCGCTGTGCGACTTCGACGACGAGCTCGCCGAGAAATACCTCGAAGGCGAAACCATTGAGGCCAACATGCTCCGCCGCGGTATCCGCAAGGCGACGATGAGCCTCGACTTCATGGCTGTCATCCCCGGTTCTGCGTTTAAGAACAAGGGCGTACAAATGCTCATGGACGCCGTAGTCGATTATCTGCCGAGCCCGGTCGACGTAAAGCCCATGCCGGCGCACGACGAAGACGGTGAGCGCGAAATCGAAGCCGTGAAGGCTGACGACGCTGGCAAGGTTGCCGGACTCGCCTTCAAGTTGATGAACGACAAGTTCACCGGCGGCAAATTGGTTTTCTTCCGCATGTATCGCGGCACCCTCCGCAAGGGCGACCAGCTTTACAATCCGCGCACTCGCCGTTCCGAGCGCATTTCCCGCCTCATGATTATGAAGGCGGACGCCCGCGAAGACATTGACGTGGCTTACTCCGGCGATATCTGCGCCCTGGTCGGTGTGAAGGACGTCAAGACTGGCGACACACTTTGCTCGAAGGATGAGGCCCTCACGCTGGAGCCGCCATCGTTCCCGGATCCAGTGATCTCGATGTCGATCGAGCCGAACACCAAGGCGGACCAGGATAAGCTGTCCACCGGTCTGCAGCGCCTCGCTGATGAGGACCCAACCTTCAAGGTGACCACCAACGAAGAGACGGGCCAGACGATCATCATGGGCATGGGTGAGCTTCACCTCGAAATTATTCGCGACCGTTTATTCCGCGAGTTCAAGGTCGAGGCCGAAGCCGGCAAACCGCAAATTTCCTACCGCGAAACGATCACCCAGGCAGCCGACGGCGAAGGCAAATTTGTCCGCCAGTCCGGTGGTAAGGGGCAGTATGGTCATGGCATCATCAAGCTTGAGCCCAACGAAGCGGGCAAGGGCGTTGAGGTCATCAATGCGATCGTGGGCGGCACTATCCCGAAAGAGTTTATCAAGCCCTTCAGTGATGGTATCAAAGAAGCCGCGAATACTGGCACGATTGCCGGTTATCCGGTGGTGGACTGGAAGGCGACGATTGTGGACGGTTCGTTCCACGAAGTCGACTCGTCCGAAATGGCTTTTAAAATGGCGGGCATTTTTGCCTTCCGCGACGCGATGGACAAAGCAGGACCTATCCTGATGGAGCCCATCATGGAAGTGGAAGTGAATGTGCCCGACGAATACCAGGGTGACATCGTGGGCGACATCAATCGCCGCCGCGGTCAAATCCAGGGCATTGAATCCAAAACGAATCTGGCCGTTATCAGCGCCAAGGTTCCACTGGAAACGATGTTCGGCTACGCTACCGACGTGCGTTCCCTCTCCAAGGGTCGCGCCGACTACAGCATGCAGCCACTCTGCTTTGAGCAGGTTCCCAACTCAGTCTTGAAAACGATCACCGAAGGCGCTGGCTACATGCCCGCCCGCACCTAA
- the rpsJ gene encoding 30S ribosomal protein S10, whose translation MAGPKIRIKLRGYDYRIIDQSAADIVDTAKRSGARVSGPVPMPTRIEKVTVNRSPHVDKKSMDQFELRTHKRLIDIIEPTAQTVDELKKLNLPAGVDINITV comes from the coding sequence ATGGCAGGTCCTAAAATTCGCATCAAACTCCGCGGTTACGACTATCGCATCATCGATCAGTCTGCAGCTGACATTGTGGACACCGCGAAGCGCTCCGGCGCCCGCGTCAGCGGTCCCGTTCCCATGCCCACGCGCATTGAGAAGGTAACGGTCAACCGTTCGCCGCACGTCGACAAGAAGTCGATGGATCAATTCGAGCTGCGCACGCACAAGCGCCTCATTGACATTATCGAGCCCACCGCCCAGACCGTGGACGAGCTGAAGAAGCTCAACCTGCCCGCTGGCGTGGACATTAACATCACCGTTTAA
- the rplC gene encoding 50S ribosomal protein L3, protein MSFTLIGKKIGMTQIFDGSELVPVTVVEAGPCPVVQVKSSDQDGYEAVQIGFGAQKEHRVSKQLQGHFAKAKVAPVKELREFRTGDHDGEYNVGDVLTVSKFEAGQKVDVIGTTKGKGFQGVVKRWGFGGGPASHGSMFHRRGGSYGHCQWPGEVWKGKKMPGHDGHVRRTTQNLRVVKVIEDKNLILVKGSVHGPNGGTVYIRTAVKKKRSA, encoded by the coding sequence ATGAGCTTTACCCTAATTGGTAAGAAAATTGGGATGACCCAGATTTTCGACGGTAGCGAGCTAGTGCCCGTGACCGTTGTAGAAGCTGGCCCATGCCCAGTCGTTCAAGTAAAGTCGTCCGATCAGGACGGCTACGAAGCTGTGCAGATCGGCTTCGGCGCACAAAAGGAGCACCGCGTCTCCAAGCAACTCCAGGGCCACTTCGCCAAGGCGAAGGTTGCGCCGGTTAAGGAGCTGCGCGAATTCCGCACCGGCGACCACGATGGCGAATACAACGTGGGCGACGTGCTGACCGTATCCAAGTTTGAGGCCGGCCAGAAGGTCGACGTCATTGGCACCACCAAAGGTAAGGGCTTCCAGGGCGTTGTTAAGCGCTGGGGCTTCGGCGGTGGTCCTGCCTCGCACGGTTCGATGTTCCACCGTCGTGGTGGTTCATACGGTCACTGTCAGTGGCCGGGTGAAGTCTGGAAGGGCAAGAAGATGCCGGGTCACGATGGCCACGTGCGTCGCACTACCCAGAATCTCCGCGTTGTCAAAGTCATCGAAGACAAGAACCTGATCCTGGTTAAGGGCAGCGTTCATGGCCCGAATGGCGGCACCGTTTACATCCGCACCGCTGTCAAAAAGAAGCGTTCTGCTTAA
- the rplD gene encoding 50S ribosomal protein L4, with amino-acid sequence MKLKVFTADGASSTEKEFAIPTFEGDKGLQALKDVVVAYQSNLRQGNAKAKTRAEVSGSGKKVYRQKGTGNARHGDRQAPIYVGGGVAHGPKLRDWTKHANKKVKQLAIRRALFDKANDGEISVIEKFEMSAPKTKDFDKIISQIKPEGKILIVDQQFDDNTALSARNIARVYITDSASLNAYDLVRFDNVVISEKGIESVLARTGEAK; translated from the coding sequence ATGAAGCTCAAAGTATTTACTGCCGACGGCGCCTCCAGCACGGAAAAGGAGTTTGCCATCCCGACTTTCGAAGGCGACAAGGGCCTGCAAGCCCTGAAAGATGTCGTCGTCGCTTACCAGTCCAACCTGCGCCAGGGCAACGCCAAGGCCAAGACCCGCGCTGAAGTTTCCGGCTCCGGTAAGAAGGTTTACCGCCAAAAGGGCACCGGTAACGCTCGTCACGGTGACCGCCAAGCTCCGATCTACGTCGGTGGTGGTGTGGCCCACGGGCCAAAGCTCCGCGACTGGACCAAGCACGCCAACAAGAAGGTAAAGCAGCTGGCCATCCGCCGTGCGCTCTTCGACAAGGCTAACGACGGTGAAATCTCCGTGATCGAAAAGTTCGAAATGTCCGCGCCCAAGACCAAGGACTTCGACAAGATCATCAGCCAGATCAAGCCTGAGGGCAAGATCCTCATCGTTGATCAGCAGTTCGACGACAACACCGCACTTTCCGCGCGCAACATCGCCCGCGTTTACATTACCGACTCCGCCTCCCTCAATGCCTATGACCTCGTTCGTTTCGACAACGTCGTCATCAGCGAGAAGGGCATCGAATCCGTTCTCGCCCGCACCGGCGAAGCCAAGTAA
- the rplW gene encoding 50S ribosomal protein L23, with the protein MFSPSNIIKEYRVTEKAADLTANTNKYTFEVSTTANRRQVASAVEKLFDVKVVRVNIINQRSKSKRNRMVRGRSGSTAAMKKAIVTLAEGESIELV; encoded by the coding sequence ATGTTTTCACCCAGCAACATCATCAAGGAATACCGCGTGACGGAAAAGGCGGCCGATCTGACCGCTAACACCAACAAGTACACGTTCGAGGTTTCCACCACCGCCAACCGCCGCCAAGTTGCCTCCGCCGTTGAAAAGCTTTTCGACGTGAAGGTCGTGCGCGTAAACATCATCAACCAGCGCAGCAAGTCCAAGCGTAATCGCATGGTCCGCGGCCGTTCCGGCAGCACCGCAGCGATGAAGAAGGCTATCGTTACTCTCGCAGAGGGCGAAAGCATCGAACTGGTCTAA
- the rplB gene encoding 50S ribosomal protein L2, producing the protein MALVKTKPVTPSQRFRVQNKQDVAPNNPEKSLTQSRHDKKGRNCYGRITSRHRGGGHKRLYRLIDFKRNKLEQEAEVLTIEYDPNRTCNIALVQYADGEKRYILAYRGIKVGAKIISTNEKVEEFTPGLCTRLKDIPPATLIHAIEMLPGQGAKIARSAGQYAQLISIDKEYATLKMPSGEIRKVNSNCRATIGRVGNEEHGDEVIGKAGRNRWKGKRPKVRGMAMNPVDHPNGGGEGRSKSGGGRQHPCSPWGQLAKGFPTRKKSKTSNALIVVRRNGRKVKKR; encoded by the coding sequence ATGGCTTTAGTTAAAACCAAACCAGTCACTCCGTCTCAGCGCTTCCGCGTCCAGAACAAGCAGGACGTCGCGCCGAACAACCCGGAGAAGAGCCTCACGCAGTCCCGCCACGATAAGAAGGGCCGCAACTGCTATGGCCGCATCACTTCCCGTCACCGTGGTGGTGGCCACAAGCGCCTTTACCGCCTGATCGACTTCAAGCGCAACAAGCTGGAGCAGGAAGCCGAAGTGCTGACGATCGAATACGATCCGAACCGCACCTGCAACATCGCCCTGGTTCAATACGCCGACGGCGAGAAGCGCTACATCCTGGCTTACCGCGGTATCAAGGTCGGTGCCAAGATCATCAGCACCAACGAGAAGGTGGAAGAATTCACCCCCGGTCTCTGCACACGCCTTAAGGACATCCCGCCCGCAACCCTCATTCACGCGATTGAGATGCTGCCAGGGCAGGGTGCCAAGATCGCTCGCAGCGCTGGCCAGTATGCCCAGTTGATCTCCATCGACAAGGAATACGCCACGCTGAAGATGCCTTCTGGTGAAATCCGCAAGGTCAACTCCAACTGCCGCGCCACCATTGGCCGCGTTGGCAATGAAGAGCACGGTGACGAAGTTATCGGTAAGGCCGGCCGCAATCGCTGGAAGGGCAAGCGCCCGAAGGTCCGCGGTATGGCGATGAACCCGGTCGACCACCCAAATGGTGGTGGTGAAGGCCGTTCCAAGTCCGGTGGTGGTCGCCAGCACCCATGCTCGCCATGGGGTCAGCTCGCCAAGGGCTTCCCGACCCGCAAGAAGTCCAAGACTTCCAATGCACTCATCGTTGTCCGTCGCAACGGCCGCAAGGTCAAGAAGCGCTAA
- the rpsS gene encoding 30S ribosomal protein S19: MARSIKKGFFVDPKLMDKIEAAQAAGSNKPIKTWSRRSTITPEFVGLNMSVHNGKGFMPVYVTENMVGHKLGEFAPTRTFKGHQGVGKK; the protein is encoded by the coding sequence ATGGCACGTTCGATCAAAAAAGGCTTCTTCGTTGACCCGAAGCTGATGGACAAGATTGAGGCCGCGCAAGCAGCCGGCAGCAACAAGCCCATCAAGACCTGGTCGCGCCGTTCGACGATCACTCCTGAATTCGTTGGCCTCAACATGTCCGTTCACAATGGCAAGGGCTTCATGCCCGTCTACGTCACGGAAAACATGGTTGGCCACAAGCTCGGTGAGTTCGCTCCTACGCGCACCTTCAAGGGTCACCAAGGCGTCGGCAAGAAGTAA
- the rplV gene encoding 50S ribosomal protein L22, giving the protein MEVLALTKYARMSPKKVREVAREIQGLPANEAMDLLKFIPRKSARLLSKTLASAIANAENNHNLSSDDLVIKSAIIEEGPAFRRFQPVARGSAHPIRKRTSHIRIILTDEVKEAAAS; this is encoded by the coding sequence ATGGAAGTTTTGGCATTAACCAAATACGCGCGCATGTCGCCCAAGAAGGTTCGTGAAGTCGCCCGCGAAATCCAGGGCCTTCCCGCCAACGAGGCAATGGACCTTCTTAAGTTCATCCCGCGCAAGTCCGCACGCCTGCTCAGCAAGACACTGGCCAGCGCCATCGCCAACGCGGAAAACAACCACAACCTTTCGTCCGACGATCTCGTCATCAAGAGCGCGATCATTGAAGAAGGCCCCGCATTCCGCCGCTTCCAGCCGGTTGCCCGCGGTTCCGCTCATCCTATCCGTAAACGCACCTCGCACATCCGCATCATCCTCACTGACGAAGTGAAGGAAGCGGCCGCCAGCTAA
- the rpsC gene encoding 30S ribosomal protein S3 translates to MGQKVNPIGFRLAVRRNWDSRWFADKKQFPEFIYEDNKIRTFLNERLRFASVPKIYIERAGQRVRVKIYTARPGIVIGRKGAELDKLKADLSKLVDRDVLLDIAEVKKPDLVAQLVAENVALQLERRISFRRAMKKAVQTTMQMGADGIRIQCSGRLGGAEIARTEQQRQGRVPLHTLRENIDYGFAEARTVYGIIGIKCWICNPSPEEGL, encoded by the coding sequence ATGGGTCAGAAAGTAAATCCTATTGGCTTCCGCCTCGCCGTCCGTCGTAACTGGGACAGCCGTTGGTTCGCCGACAAGAAGCAGTTCCCCGAATTCATTTACGAGGACAACAAGATTCGCACGTTCCTCAACGAGCGCCTGCGCTTCGCCTCCGTGCCGAAGATTTACATCGAGCGCGCCGGCCAGCGTGTCCGCGTTAAGATCTACACCGCCCGCCCGGGTATTGTGATCGGCCGCAAGGGTGCCGAGCTGGACAAGCTCAAGGCTGACCTTTCCAAGCTGGTTGACCGCGACGTACTGCTCGACATCGCCGAAGTGAAGAAGCCCGACCTCGTGGCCCAACTCGTCGCCGAAAACGTTGCTTTGCAGCTTGAGCGCCGCATTTCCTTCCGTCGCGCCATGAAGAAGGCCGTGCAAACGACCATGCAAATGGGCGCTGACGGTATCCGCATCCAGTGCTCCGGTCGTCTCGGTGGCGCGGAAATCGCCCGCACCGAGCAACAGCGTCAAGGCCGCGTGCCTCTACACACCCTGCGTGAAAACATCGACTACGGCTTTGCCGAAGCACGCACGGTTTACGGCATCATCGGCATTAAGTGCTGGATCTGTAACCCCAGCCCCGAAGAAGGCCTCTAA
- the rplP gene encoding 50S ribosomal protein L16 translates to MAKLLPARTKYRKVHKGRIRGRAKGGDTLAFGEYGLQALGRGRLTAAQLEAARVAINRYLKRRGKVWIRVFPHKPVTKKPQETRQGKGKGPVEYWCAIIKPGTMIFEVSGSGSQAAREAMRRADGKLPFACRFVSREELETF, encoded by the coding sequence ATGGCTAAACTCCTTCCAGCAAGAACCAAGTACCGCAAGGTGCACAAGGGCCGTATCCGCGGTCGCGCCAAGGGCGGCGACACGCTTGCCTTCGGCGAATATGGTCTCCAGGCCCTCGGCCGCGGTCGTTTGACTGCAGCCCAGCTCGAAGCCGCACGTGTGGCGATCAACCGCTACCTCAAGCGTCGCGGTAAGGTCTGGATTCGCGTCTTCCCGCACAAGCCGGTTACCAAGAAGCCCCAGGAAACCCGTCAGGGTAAGGGTAAGGGACCGGTTGAATACTGGTGCGCCATCATTAAGCCCGGCACGATGATTTTCGAAGTGTCCGGATCTGGCTCCCAGGCTGCACGTGAAGCGATGCGCCGCGCTGACGGCAAGCTGCCTTTCGCGTGCCGCTTTGTCAGCCGCGAAGAACTCGAAACTTTCTAA
- the rpmC gene encoding 50S ribosomal protein L29 yields the protein MKAKDIRELSPEELNKKLRESRDELVNLRVRKQVGQVENPAQLRIIRRDIARMETVLKQKAAATA from the coding sequence ATGAAAGCAAAAGATATCCGTGAACTTTCCCCCGAGGAACTCAACAAGAAGCTCCGCGAATCCCGCGACGAGCTCGTCAATCTCCGTGTGCGCAAGCAAGTTGGCCAAGTGGAAAACCCGGCCCAGCTGCGCATCATCCGCCGCGACATCGCCCGCATGGAAACCGTGCTGAAGCAAAAAGCCGCCGCGACCGCGTAA
- the rpsQ gene encoding 30S ribosomal protein S17 gives MSESDTQAQARSSQRKDLVGVVTSRTGDKSIKVTFFYKIPHHLYKKEIKRKTVVHAHDESNECAVGDKVEIMETRPLSKLKRWRVVKILEKAPIVG, from the coding sequence ATGTCCGAATCCGATACTCAGGCACAGGCTCGCAGCAGCCAACGCAAGGACCTCGTGGGCGTGGTCACCAGCCGCACTGGCGACAAGTCCATCAAGGTAACTTTCTTCTACAAGATTCCGCACCATCTCTATAAAAAGGAGATTAAGCGCAAGACGGTAGTCCACGCTCACGACGAAAGCAACGAATGCGCCGTCGGTGACAAAGTGGAAATTATGGAAACTCGCCCGCTCAGCAAGCTGAAGCGCTGGCGTGTCGTTAAGATTTTAGAAAAGGCCCCGATCGTCGGCTAA
- the rplN gene encoding 50S ribosomal protein L14, giving the protein MIQPESRLEVADNTGAKEVLMIRRLGQAKVTASVGDVIVCTVKESSPEASVKKGTVVKAVVVRTKAPIRRADGSYLRFDKNACVVLDNNSNPRGTRIFGPVARELRSKKFMKIISLAPEVL; this is encoded by the coding sequence ATGATTCAGCCGGAAAGCAGATTAGAAGTAGCCGACAACACGGGCGCTAAGGAAGTGCTCATGATTCGTCGTCTCGGCCAAGCAAAAGTGACCGCCTCCGTAGGCGACGTTATTGTTTGCACCGTTAAAGAAAGCAGCCCCGAGGCCTCCGTTAAAAAGGGCACCGTGGTCAAGGCAGTCGTCGTGCGCACCAAAGCGCCGATCCGCCGCGCCGATGGCAGCTACCTTCGTTTCGACAAGAACGCCTGTGTTGTCCTCGACAACAACAGCAACCCGCGCGGCACGCGCATCTTCGGGCCGGTGGCTCGTGAGCTTCGTTCCAAGAAGTTCATGAAGATCATCTCGCTCGCACCCGAGGTGCTGTAA
- the rplX gene encoding 50S ribosomal protein L24, protein MKFKIKAGDEVVVIAGAHKGQRGKVLQVLRENERVIVEGVNMIKKHQKATQENPEGAIIEREGTVHYSNVMLAERFDKKSA, encoded by the coding sequence ATGAAATTTAAAATCAAGGCAGGTGACGAAGTCGTCGTAATCGCCGGCGCTCACAAGGGCCAGCGCGGCAAGGTGCTGCAGGTCCTCCGTGAGAACGAGCGCGTGATCGTCGAAGGCGTCAACATGATCAAGAAGCACCAAAAGGCGACCCAGGAAAACCCTGAGGGTGCCATCATCGAGCGCGAAGGCACCGTTCACTATTCGAACGTAATGCTCGCCGAGCGCTTCGACAAGAAGAGCGCTTAA
- the rplE gene encoding 50S ribosomal protein L5 yields the protein MSQEQPYLKKHYSEVVIPELKKTRGYANAHMVPKITKIVINSGFNATKDKNWAAEVQKEITSVAGQHAVLTKASKSVSNFKLREGMPIGVKVTLRGARMYDFLFRLIAVALPNIRDFRGISRKLDGQGNYTLGVTDSTIFPEISADTGGREAIGMDITIVTTADSDDEGRDLLQLMGMPFRKPTTPKPEETAAA from the coding sequence ATGAGCCAAGAACAACCATACCTGAAAAAGCACTACAGCGAAGTCGTCATCCCCGAGCTGAAAAAGACTCGTGGCTACGCCAATGCGCACATGGTGCCCAAGATCACCAAGATCGTCATCAACTCCGGTTTCAACGCGACCAAAGATAAGAACTGGGCCGCTGAAGTGCAGAAGGAAATTACTTCCGTCGCCGGTCAACACGCAGTCCTGACCAAGGCCTCCAAGAGCGTGTCGAACTTTAAGCTCCGTGAAGGCATGCCGATCGGCGTGAAGGTCACCCTGCGCGGCGCGCGCATGTATGACTTCCTGTTCCGCCTGATCGCAGTCGCTCTGCCGAACATTCGTGACTTCCGCGGTATCTCCCGCAAGCTCGATGGCCAGGGTAACTACACCCTCGGCGTGACCGACAGCACCATTTTCCCGGAAATCTCCGCCGACACCGGTGGCCGCGAAGCCATTGGTATGGACATCACGATCGTTACCACCGCCGATTCTGACGACGAAGGCCGCGATCTGCTTCAGCTCATGGGCATGCCTTTCCGCAAGCCGACCACGCCGAAGCCCGAAGAAACCGCAGCCGCATAA
- the rpsN gene encoding 30S ribosomal protein S14 — protein sequence MAKKSAVARNKKRERMVEKFAAKRAELKAIINNPESTDEEFFQAQRKLTLLPRNSAPTRLRNRCSVTGRPRAHIRKYGLSRITFRELALNGHIPGVTKSSW from the coding sequence ATGGCCAAGAAAAGCGCAGTAGCCCGCAACAAGAAGCGTGAACGCATGGTGGAAAAATTCGCCGCCAAGCGTGCAGAGCTTAAGGCGATCATCAACAATCCGGAAAGCACCGACGAGGAGTTCTTCCAAGCGCAGCGTAAACTCACGCTGCTTCCCCGCAATTCAGCTCCGACCCGCTTGCGCAACCGTTGCTCGGTCACTGGTCGCCCCCGCGCCCACATCCGTAAGTACGGGCTGTCCCGCATCACTTTCCGCGAATTGGCGCTCAATGGCCACATTCCTGGTGTAACCAAGTCGTCTTGGTAA